A single region of the Anomaloglossus baeobatrachus isolate aAnoBae1 chromosome 2, aAnoBae1.hap1, whole genome shotgun sequence genome encodes:
- the LOC142290184 gene encoding gap junction beta-4 protein-like, which produces MNWGIFQGLLSGASHFSTAFGRLWMSVVFVFRLLVYVVAAERVWADEQGDFDCNTKQPGCTNTCYDYYFPVSHIRLWALQLIMVTCPSLLVIMHVAYREDRERKHRERMGEDCGRLYIDTGKKRGGLWWTYLFSLIVKAAVDSVFLYIFHHIYKDYYLPYIVKCTITPCPNTVDCYISRPTEKNIFTLFMVVTTIVCILLNLIEIGYLVGKRCRERLTKQNQSHDVIAYLQKQEMFHVNNKVNEQIDMLPSIHVTTCETKLK; this is translated from the coding sequence ATGaactggggaattttccaaggacttCTCAGTGGAGCAAGTCATTTCTCTACTGCATTTGGACGCCTTTGGATGTCAGTGGTCTTTGTTTTCAGACTACTGGTTTATGTGGTTGCTGCCGAAAGAGTATGGGCCGATGAGCAAGGAGATTTTGACTGTAATACAAAACAGCCAGGTTGTACTAATACTTGTTACGATTACTACTTTCCAGTATCCCACATAAGGCTTTGGGCCCTTCAGCTAATTATGGTTACGTGCCCTTCTCTTCTTGTCATCATGCATGTGGCATATAGGGAAGATCGAGAAAGAAAACATAGGGAAAGAATGGGAGAGGATTGTGGAAGACTTTATATAGACACAGGTAAAAAGAGAGGAGGTTTGTGGTGGACCTATCTTTTTAGCCTTATTGTAAAGGCTGCAGTGGATTCAGTGTTCCTCTACATCTTTCATCACATCTACAAGGACTATTATCTTCCCTATATTGTCAAGTGTACAATAACTCCATGTCCAAATACTGTAGACTGTTATATTTCAAGGCCCACAGAAAAAAACATTTTCACCCTGTTTATGGTTGTAACTACTATTGTATGCATTCTGCTCAACCTGATAGAGATAGGCTACTTGGTCGGTAAAAGGTGTCGTGAGCGTCTGACCAAACAAAATCAGTCTCATGATGTGATTGCATATCTCCAAAAACAAGAAATGTTTCACGTCAACAACAAGGTGAACGAACAGATAGACATGTTGCCAAGCATTCATGTAACAACATGTGAAACAAAATTAAAATGA